The region CTCCAGCTAGGGCAGCTGTGACTTTGGGAACCCCAACCCTGAGTTCCCGTTTTCTGCTTCACCgtgccttcccccccaccccaacgcTGCCAAACCTGGAAGCAGAGAATCTACATCACTGTCCTGAATTAATGTTCCCCCCACGCCCCAAGAAAAGGCAGTCAGCTGAGACATGCAAGTCATTTATTGTCTCTGTTGATAAGAAGTCAATTCTGGCACCAACCAgtcttccccatccccacccacctgaCCCCTGGCCCCAGCTTCTCAGTGCCAAATCCCTGTGGGATCCAAGAAGCCCAGGGAGGCAGGAATTGAAGATTctagcatttaaatatataaagtgcAACAACATAGCTTATTAAGACTGAGTCAACCCTCTACGACCTTGCAAAGCTGGGCAGAAGGACTGGCATAGGGTCAGGGGCTGAGACGGGGGACAGGTGAAGCCATGCAGTCTTCAGAGTCCGGGATGGAAGGAAATCCACTCGTGTTTACTTTAGCAGGCATGGTTTCTTGGACTTTAAAGATTGATTAACCCATTGGGCTGTCGGCAAGACAcaggtctctctgcctcccttcagCTTGATTCTgtgggaaaagaacaaaggaggagCCGAATCACCTTGAGTTGCCCCCTCGGTGCCACACACAAGTCCCATCTCCCCCTCCTTGCTGCTGGGTTCCCCTAAGCTTCTCTCTCTGGGCCTGTAAAATGAAATTGTGGCATAAGACCTGCGGCTTGTACACTGGGAAGAACTCCCAAACCTCGGGAAGAGCTTATTCAACTGAGTTTCTCCCTTTTCTGGAGAGTGTGATTTGTTGTATTAGGGCGGGGTGAGGGCTGCAGACACTCTGAGGATTAGCTAGTATGGAAATTTCCGTCCTAGACTATCTATGAGGGCCCTCGAtccaacttttcatgtgtctgtgtccATCTGGAACCCTCAGTCATTGCTTTAgattcactgtgtgtgtgtgtgtgtgtgtgtttcttttctaaCCTGCCCACCTCTTTAACTTGGCTGTTGTCCAACCAAACTATAGACCAATTCTAACTTTAATTATCTGGGTGACCTCAGACAAATATCTCTACTTCCCTGAACTTCACTGTTCATGATAATGAAAATGGGTGCCCCAAAAGGGTTAGCCAAGATCATATACGTGAATGCTTTCTAGATACTGAAAAGCGGGGGGGGTAAGCTACCTCAGTCTAACTTTCTAATGACCCTATGATGCGACTGTCATCTtaactccatttcacagataaggagtGCAGAGGAGTGCCCAGACAATGAGGTGCAGAAGAGTTACCCGCCCAAGGCCAACCAAGATTATGGGTTGGCAAATCCCGAGGCAGGAAATAATTGTGACCCCCTCACTTTTCCCACTACACAGTAATTCCTGGAGCTTTTAAGCAGTCCCTTCTTCTGGACATAAAACATCAGGATATACTTGGCGCCTTGGAGTTCCAAGAAACCCAAGTCACTGTGGGAGTGCAGGGGCATCCCTCCTGGCACCTGCTAAGAAGCGCGGCGCTCCCCCTGGcgcccatgctgggctctgcacacCTAGATCTTGGCGGCCTCGCTCCAGGTTCGGAAACCAGAATCTGGTGGAGCATCGCCATCTAGCGTCTGCCATTCTAATTCCAGGTGGGCTGATTTCTGGTCCCTGGAGGAGGGAGTCAGGAACTGACCCAGGGAAGGCCACTCACATTAGACTACTGCGGGAGCACGCGGAGCTGGTGTTTTTGTAACACTGGATTCTCTGCGAGGAAATCTTCTTCTCCACAAAAGTGAAGCAACAGTTGGAGGACGATACGTGCACtggaagaaaaacacacaaaaaaatggtttGCATCTATTTCTTAACCTGGACGTTGTTCCTTTTATCCAAGTggttagaaacaaacaaacaaacaaacaaaaccttttgGGACAGGCCCAGGCTTGGGGACTACATCCAGCCCAGTGCAGTGCTGTCTCATCAGCCACCTAGTTCTGTAGGTAGGCAGAGGGTCAGGACATtggggttcagatcccagctcccTCCAatccagctgtgtggccttgaccAAGATGAGCCCCCATCTGGGCCCCAGACTTCCCATCTGTCAAATAGGACTTTTTGGACTGATTTTTAAGAAGCTTCCAGTTCTGACATCCCACCATGAGTGCATGGTTCTGGCCCAATATTTGGGTTTAAGGGCTCAGGACTCCACATTCTGGGGGCCCAGTGAGCCTGGTGCACACAGGACAACTGTGGTCTATGGCTTTCGGTCAAGACTAGGAATGGTTCAAGGAGTTCAAACGGATGAGATGACCAGGGAAGAGCTTTCAGGAACTGAGATGCTCTCCACCCCCTCTCTAGAATGCCCTTTACCCAGGCCCTCAGCCCTGTCCAGGCTCCACCCCCAACTCTGCCACTTTACACACTCtttgccaccccccaccccccaagagaCTCAAATTCCAAtcctggctccttcctcctcGTTTCATTGTCTACGCAGCGTTTTTCAAGTGCCTGGAATTAGGTCAGTCTTCTTTCCAGAGCCCCGAGGGCAAGCATTATCAATCCCATTTTGCGAGCAGGGAACGAAGAGTTTGAGAGGTAAAGTGACTGGCCTGAGTCACTGGGCCAACACTTGCCCGACAGTGACTAGCCACCCGTTCTAGTCTCGGTCCTGACTTTACACTCTGCCTGTTATCTGTTCCCCGGTAGAGGCAGGACCCAgtccctcctctgggcctcaggctTCCTGGCTTGCCTAAATAGCCTCAGAGCTCCCTGGATGAGGCAGGGCCTGCTTTGGCTGAGGCTGGCAGCTGAGCTGTGGCGCTGGCCTAAACTCCTTCTCCCTCCGGCCCCTTGCCCCTACCACATCCGAGTCCTCCATTCACCCTCTTCAGGAAGAATTCTTccaggaggaggggagacagaggcctTGAGTTCAGGGTGAGCCCTGCCCACAAGCCCAGAGCACCCTCCCCAAGGAGGAGCGTAGTGACGCCAACCACACTCACTGCTCCTGCTGTCCGCCTCGCGCAGCCACATCCCAGCCAGCAGCAGGCACACCAGGGCCACAGTGATGAGCTTCATCCTGGGGGGTCTGGCTCAGACCTCCTTGCAGCGGTCTCGATGTGTCTGGTGAAGCTAAGAGCTCTTCCCTGGCCCATGCTGCGGGGCCCAGAGCTTTTATTCGATGACCTGAGTGGGGTTTCCCAGCCCCTGGTGCAGAGGCGGGGAAGTCACAGGGAGGAGAGACGCTTACTCACGCCCAGTGACCACATGGAACACTCCTTTCCCCACCTCTCCTGGGTAGTGTGCAAGGTATGGGGAAACTTCTCCGAGTGCAGGAGCAGATAAGGATCTTGAGAAAATGAGTAGGAGCCGTCCCAGCTGAGTGGGAAGTGGAGATAGGAGAAAGGAAGTTGCCTGTTTGTGGCTTCTCTGACCCCACATCCTTCTGGCCCGGGCCGGAGCGGCTGGCCCGGGACATGGTGGAGAGGAGGGCCGGGGCTGAGGCATACCTGTGTTTTAGCCCCGTTCTGCAGGAGAGAAGTTGCACAAACCCACATATCCCAAGTCACACGTGCGCTGCAAGGTGGAGAGAGTGACACACGTCCCGAGTGTGTGCCATGAGAGGTAAATCTGCTATGTCACGTGCCTGGCCCAGATCGTTGCCATTGCTATTTTTTCAATCACTCAATACTCCTCAACAGCTTGCTCTGCCCTAAatcctcagggagccccaggaaCGACAGCTACCGCTAACGGGTGGTGCCTCATCTTGACCTGGCTGCCCTTAGACTCACAGATTAACAAGTAAAAGCCACACAGTGTGAGGCCTGCCGTGGATGTGCCATCTGGAGGGGGACGGGAAGGACCAGGAACTGCACAAGGGCATCCAAAAGGCCGCCCAGGGGAATGTTCTTCACGCAGAGCCTCCTGCAGAAGGGCTGAAGTAGGAAGGGGCGTGCCAACAGAGGAAGGGGCTTGAGTAAGGACAGGGAGGCATGGGGGACCACACTCCTTGAGGGTGTGGGGGTAAGGAGAGTGGACTGAGTAGGGAAGTGGCAGGAGAGAGATGCGGCTGTGTAGCCACAGAGTGGCCAGGTCATGCCAGACACCGTGAGCAGTGCTTGGCACAAACAGCACATAGTAGTTGCTCCAGAAAAGGTCGCGGGGCCGAACCCATGTATTAAAACCATGAGGCCGACGTGCATTAAATAACCAGAGAGTGCTGGTGAGGCTGATATACTTTGCTCGTGCACCCTCTAGCTCAGAGATCTGCGTGGCTCCCCATTGTCATTTGGATGGAGCGCAGGTGCTCCCCTGGACATTCATGGCTCCTCGTGCTGTCTCCACATTTGAATATCTGTAATTCCCCCACATGCCACAAGTGTCCCTACTGCTAAGATCTTGCTCCTACTGGGACTTCCACCTGCAGGGCCGTCCTCACGGTCTCCCTCAGTGGGCTTTCTGCCCTTTTCAAATGCCACTGTCCCTGTATAGAGCCTCTGCCGTCCCCAGCAGATGGGCACTCGGCCTCCTTCAAAGCCTCCTGGATCACTCCCCCGAAGGTCTTATATCCCTGCGAgtctcccaccccagcccagtgTGTTCTCCAAACTAACACCTGGGTGGGAGTCCTGACAAGTTGGAATTGAATGGGCCCTCAAAGACCATCTGCAGCAGGCACTTTTAAAGCTTCCTGGGacagcttttgaaaaaaatgaaaataccagaATCTGAATCAAAACTTGGTGCCTCTAcatgttgaaggaaaaaaaaaaaacaacaaacctctGGGACATTCAGACACCAGAAAGATCACGGGCCCAGTATGGCTCCAGTAGGAGCCTCAGAAAGAGGAAacagacttgcccaaggtcatactgAGAATTTGTTGTGGAGATGGGACAGCAGACGCTGAAGTCATCTGCTCATCTGAGCTCCATGCGTGGCTGCCTCTGAGAACACATTTCCAGCAAGGACCACAGCTAATGGCTGCTCTGCTCCATCAATTCCCCTCCATCCTGCCACCCAAAATGCCCTTGAAGTAGCAGAAATCACTAACCCACAGTTGCCTCTCTCTTATTCCCTTGGTCCTTACAGACTGATGCTTTTGGATTCCTCTCCCATCATTTTAGCAGAGTCTccctgggggagaagggagataaAGGTATTGAACGTAACCATGTAATCCCGGGGCTCTCACTCACTTGGGGCCCGGAGAGAGGCTACCTTGCCACCCAGAAaattcctccctcttcccttcctcccaggcATGCTTCCTGGCCCACTCAAGAAAGGGACGGAAACTtactttcccttttccccctccctgtggcCACCTCAAGCCCAGGGTGGGAAAAGAGGCACAGAAAGGCTTAATCATTCCCTCCGAGGAACATGGCATAGAGGTGCAACCCTTTCTTAGTTAGAAGCTTGCAACCAGGAAGTGCCTGCAGGAAGGCTTTCTTATCAGTTATCTTTTGTGAAATAGGTGCCCATTGACTGAGGATGGTTAGAGACCAGACAGAGCTCAGCTGGTGTGGATCTCTCACAAGTTCATTTCCACCAGGGGTGTCCAAGAGTGACCTTGAGTGGACTGCAGCCTGGCCCTGCCTGCTTGGTCTCCAGTCACATTTCTACCTGATCTTTGCCAACCAGGACATAGAAACCCACGGGGGAGGACTCATTTGCTACCACCACAGCTGCAGAAATACTGGCCCAGCTTTGTCCACCTCAGGGGCCCAGTCTTCTCCGTTCCCTCACTTAGGGAGGAAGCATACCATGGATTCTAAGAGAACTGGGTCAGATCTCCGCCCTACCTCCtgttagctgtgtggcctcaggcaagtaACTTAACACTTCTGAGCCTTCTTTCCATCCTTATGAAACCCACTGCCAGCTGGACGGGTACAAACTCCCCCCACTGTTTTGAAGACCGGCTCCCCAAACACCTTAACCCAGCTTTGTGCTATTTGAAGGAGCAAACGAGATTTCTCACCTGGTCTTGGaacaagggagaaagaaaggaagagggggagaaaaggaaggaggagaggaaaagaaaagaaagttgaatCATTCATAACCATTGTGAGGCACCCACTATACACTAGGTCCTGGGGACACAGGGGACACAAGGCAGACACCGGCCCCGAGCCCCACGGGGAGCCTCACTCGGGGAGGCAGGTACGGAGAATTGTGGTAAGTTGTGGTAAATGTTCCAAAAGAGGCACAGTGTCCTGTGAGTTGCATCGTAGGTGGAAATCCTTCCCACGGGGCCTGACACATAGTGAAAGGTGCTCAGTAAAAccgccctcctctcctcttcaccCCTCAATCCTGGACCTTCCGAGGTTCGTCACATGACCCCGGCGATGCCACCGCCTCCCCACCCAGGGCTGCTCCCCCAGTCCCTTCCCCTTCTAATCAGTGCTGCCCAACACCCAGGCAAGCTTGCTGTGGTCGACCCCGTGAGCACAGCGTCCCCTCTGGCCCCAGCCCTGCACCAGCCTCATGTCAGCAAGCACAAGGCCAGCCCAGGCAAGGTCCCCCCAGCACCCAAACGCCTTGGAACTCACAGCCTTGCCTGGTATTTTCCAGTGCCTCTTACACTCTGCCTAGGTCCCCTCATCCCCTATTGCTCTCTAACACCCAGCACTTTCCTTCTTTTAGGGCAGTCTCTCTTATCTCCTTCTCAGTGACAATGTGAAGGAGACATTGAACT is a window of Prionailurus viverrinus isolate Anna chromosome E1, UM_Priviv_1.0, whole genome shotgun sequence DNA encoding:
- the CCL1 gene encoding C-C motif chemokine 1, with translation MKLITVALVCLLLAGMWLREADSRSMHVSSSNCCFTFVEKKISSQRIQCYKNTSSACSRSSLIIKLKGGRETCVLPTAQWVNQSLKSKKPCLLK